DNA sequence from the Oscillatoria sp. FACHB-1406 genome:
GTATACCCAAAATTTACCCGTAAAGGGAGTGCGATCGCGCTCTTCCGAACCGTTACCAGAAACAAACTCGATAACAATCAGCGGGGCGATATGTTCTTGCCAAAGAACGTAGGAACGCCGCAGTTGACCGTTGAGGGTGGGGGGGACGTTGGGAACAAGGAACCAATCGGGGGATTCTGCACCGCGTTCAGGCGGTTCTGGAGGTTGAGCGATTCTCCAGTAAATTCCGGAATCTTGACCGATGCAGTATTGTCCGTCGGGATATTGTTGTTGGAGGTGCGGCAGGATGGAGTCGGTGAGGATGATACTCTGGGGGTGTTCTTGATGGTTCTTCACAAACGTACCGTCGGAGTCGGGAAGCTGGGTATGGTCGGGAAGAGAGGTATAACCGAGTTCGGTTGGGGTGAGGGCGGAAGTCATCGGGGTTAGGCGAGCGGGTTTTTAACGCTTTCTACGAAAAAGGGCATTGCCAAAGCGATGCCCTTCTATCTAGTGTATTCAATTTGAACAAAAATTCAACAAGCCGCAAAATTTAGATGCTATAAATAGGCATCCAAGGCTTCGGCGAGAATTTCGGTCATCGATTTCCCGCGTTCGGTGGCGGCTTTTTTGACGCGCTCGTACATTTCATCGTATACGCCGATGCGATAGCGGATTTTGCGACTTTTGCTAGGACGTTTAGGCTGTTCCTCGCTTCCGGGTTGGTAGGTGCTGGAGAATTGATGCAGGGCCTCGAAACCGACGCGATCGCAAAATTCCCCAAATGTCTCTCCCGTTTTCTTGTCCTGTTTGAAGTAAACCAACAAAGGTTCGAGAAAACTTTCTAAGTTACTGATGTGAAGTTTTTCGACGAAGGGACGCGCGAGGCGGGTTTGGTCGGCGCTTCCGCCCAACCACATTTGATAAGTATCCGGCCCGTTACCGACAAATCCCAATTCTGCCATGTAGGGGCGCGCGCAACCGTTGGGGCAACCCGTCATGCGAATGACGAATTGTTCTGCTCCGAGTCCGAGTTGGTCGAGTTGGGCGCGGATGCGAGCGATGATTCCGGGGATGGCGCGCTCGGATTCGGCGGTGGCGAGTCCGCAGGTGGGCAGGGCGGGGCAAGCCATTGCGTAGCGCTGGAGGGGGTCGATCGCGTCGGGATTGGTGACAATGCCGTTGCGATCGCAGATTTCCTGAATCTTACCCTTCAGTTCCGGCTCGATTTCGTAGAGAATAATATCCTGGTTAGGGGTGAGGCGGATCGGGATTTGGAACTGCTCGACGATTTCCCGTAGCGCTGTTCTCAAGCGGAAATTTCCTTCATCTTTCACCCGACCGTTTTCAACGGATATCCCTAAAAACAGTTTGCCGTCGCCCTGTTCGTTCCAGCCCAAATAATCCCGGTATTTCCACGGCGGTAATTCTCGGTAGGACTCCAAGGGTTTCCCAAAATATTCGGTAACTTTAGTACGGAATTGCTCGACTCCCCAATCGTGGAGCAAATACTTCATTCTGGCATGGCGGCGGTTAACGCGATCGCCGTAATCCCGCTGCGTGGCGACAATCGCTTTCACTAAATCGAAAACGTCTTCTTTACCCACATAGCAAATTTCGTCAGCCATGCGCGCGAATGTTTCTTCTTTGTTATGCGTGCGGCCTAAACCGCCGCCCGCTAAGACGTTGAATCCTTGCAGTTCGCCGTTTTCGTCGGTCAGCAC
Encoded proteins:
- the sir gene encoding sulfite reductase, ferredoxin dependent, giving the protein MVNTPISPQERQLSKIEALKERSNYLREPLATELLEDTTHFSENAIQILKYHGSYQQDNRDNRVKGQEKDYQMMLRTRNPGGFVPPQLYLTLDRLSEEYGNQTLRATTRQGFQIHGILKKNLKASISAIVNSMGSTLGACGDLNRNVMAPAAPYKNRADYQYAWEYAEKVADLLTPQTGAYYEIWLDGEKVISGEEAPEVKAARQRNGNGTIVHEGEEPIYGAHYMPRKFKCCVTIPGENSIDLYTQDVTLVVLTDENGELQGFNVLAGGGLGRTHNKEETFARMADEICYVGKEDVFDLVKAIVATQRDYGDRVNRRHARMKYLLHDWGVEQFRTKVTEYFGKPLESYRELPPWKYRDYLGWNEQGDGKLFLGISVENGRVKDEGNFRLRTALREIVEQFQIPIRLTPNQDIILYEIEPELKGKIQEICDRNGIVTNPDAIDPLQRYAMACPALPTCGLATAESERAIPGIIARIRAQLDQLGLGAEQFVIRMTGCPNGCARPYMAELGFVGNGPDTYQMWLGGSADQTRLARPFVEKLHISNLESFLEPLLVYFKQDKKTGETFGEFCDRVGFEALHQFSSTYQPGSEEQPKRPSKSRKIRYRIGVYDEMYERVKKAATERGKSMTEILAEALDAYL